The DNA region TTTCAGCTGACGAACATCATTGCCTGAGAACGGAAGATAATCATATTCTGAAATGATCCTCGAAACTATTCTCTGTTCGTATCTGGCTTCCATTTCTTCGAAAGAAAGATTGGTGCTGATAATAGTAGGAAGCCTTTTGTTAAGACGGGTATTGATTATATTGTAAAGAGTTGCTGTGGTGAACTGCTTTTCATATTCTGATCCGAGATCATCGAGTATCAGGAGCTCGGCGTTTACAAGTACAGAAAGTGTGTCGCCTGACGAACGTCCGAAGTGTTCACTTTCTATCCTGTCGATAAAATTGATGACCGAACCGTACACAACACTGTAGTTTTCGGAAAGCAGTCTTTCAGCAATGGCGAGTGAAAGGTGTGTTTTGCCGAGACCGGTTTCTCCGCTCATAAAAATGTTGGGTGATTCATGTGAAAAAGAAGATGCGTAATTACGGCAGTAATTAAAAATGTTTGACATTGTGGCATAACAGTTGGAATCAGTTTCAGTTGAAACGCCCCTGTAGTATTCAAGATCAAAGGTGCTGAACTTCGAAAGATTTAAAGGTGAACTTTCGTTGAGTTCCTTTACGGCAAGTTTTCCTGCAAGCTCTTCAAGGCATGAACAGCGGCCGTCAGATGTGAACCCTGTATCGGAACATCTTCTGCATGTGTAGTTGATGTCCATGTAGTTTTCCGGATAACCGTTTTTTACAAGAAGACTGCGCATCATTTCCTGCGCCTCTGTATTCTGTTCCTCGAGTTTTTTCATTTCCGCGGGAACGTTTGTGCCTTTTGCGATAACTCTGAGGATATTTACACTTGCCTGCGAGATCATGTTGTTTATCTCTTCGATTTCCGGAACTCTGGTACGAAGTTCAAGAATGTGTTTTTCTCTGTCTGACTGGGCAGTGATTCTGCGCCGTCTGATTATCTCAAGAGCGGCAGCGTAGTGCTTTTCACTCATTTGTTATCATCTCCTTTATATTCTGCAAAAGGAATAGCATAATCTTTTACTTTGCTTATGTCATAGGAAGCTTTTTTCTTAGGTGCGCCCGGATTATATGCTGCGTTTTTTCTGCCTGACATTTCTGATTTTGCCTGTTCACGGGTCCTGATACCTAGTTTCTCCCAGTTGGTGAGAATGCCGTTTACGTATTTAACGGTGAGCGGTTTGCCCTGATCCACAGCTCTTTCACAGGCACAGGCGATAAGATCTGTGTCAAATCCCTTTGCGATCCATTCGTCAAATATTAACTGCTGTTCAGGTGTCGGTTTGCGTTTCAGTCCGAATTCCGATGCCATTTTAGCAGTAAATGTGTGCGCGGCAGTGCGGCGTGCTATCTCAGCGTCAGCTTTTTCAGCAGTGTTGATATCATTCTGACTCCAGTCAGCGGCTATTGTATCAATATATGTAGTACTCGTTTTACCGATAGATGTGCAGTAGGTGAGGAGCATCAGAATTACATCCGGTTTCAGGCCGAGGTATTCATGCTGCCAGATTATTGAACGCATCATAGTGTGATTGATGGTAGAGCCGAGGATCTGCTGAGCCATATCAAGGACGGCTTTCATTTCCGATGTGGAGCAAAGCTGTTCAAGCTCCCTCGGAGTACGCTGGAAAGAAGCACTTGTAGCCTGTATTGTCCGTGCGGATGTTTTTCCCGGATTATTTTCCGGAGGAGTACTGTTTACGGCCTGGCCGGCAGAAGCCTGTATGCTGTCTGCTGAATTCCTCTGGGGCATGTTATTCTGACTGTCCGCGGGAGCATGGGTGACGGAAGCACTGTTTCCTATAACGCCAACGCCTTCCCAGAAATTAAAAGCATCTTTAACGTCTTCAGGATCAATGTTAATGGCAGCGGCGATCTCAGTAGCACTGACATTCCTTCCGTTGTTTCTTAAAATATACAGAAGGACCTTTATCGCGCTTCCTGAAGCGAGTTTCAGATAATTGTCAACAACGGCCGAAGGAACAGCAAAAATATTTCCGTAACAGCCTGCATCAAGATAATAGTCCATACAATAATAGTCCTTCCTTTATTAAATGTGCTTTATAATCATAGCACATTTTTAATATGAATACAAGAACATCACTTTAAGAAAAAAATCTGAAAAAGGTATTGACAACATTGAAATACCATGATATAATAATATAACAGTCAGGCCTGTGAAGTGAAAACGACAGGAATGATTCATTATAAGTATCTTGAAAATTGAACAATGCACTATAAAATACCCTTGAAGATTCTTTGAGATTTAATTCTCTTGAATTATTTAAGAAGTCGAGCAGAAGACGAAAAAATCTGCAGCTAAGTATTCTGAATAGAGTACAGGAAAGATAATAAACCGAAAGGTTATTATAGAACTTTTATAAAGAGTTTGATCCTGGCTCAGGATGAACGCTGGCGGCACGCCTAACACATGCAAGTCGAACGGAGTTTAAGAGAGCTTGCTTTTTTAAACTTAGTGGCGGACGGGTGAGTAACACGTGAGCAACCTGCCTTTCAGAGAGGGATAGCTTCTGGAAACGGATGGTAATACCTCATAACATATTGATACGGCATCGTATTAATATCAAAGATTTATCGCTGAAAGATGGGCTCGCGTCTGATTAGCTGGTTGGTGAGGTAACGGCCCACCAAGGCAACGATCAGTAGCCGGACTGAGAGGTTGAACGGCCACATTGGGACTGAGACACGGCCCAGACTCCTACGGGAGGCAGCAGTGGGGAATATTGCACAATGGGCGCAAGCCTGATGCAGCGATGCCGCGTGAGGGAAGAAGGTTTTCGGATTGTAAACCTCTGTCATCGGGGACGAAAATGACGGTACCCGAGAAGGAAGCTCCGGCTAACTACGTGCCAGCAGCCGCGGTAATACGTAGGGAGCAAGCGTTATCCGGAATTACTGGGTGTAAAGGGAGTGTAGGCGGGACTGCAAGTCAGATGTGAAATATGCCGGCTCAACTGGCAGACTGCATTTGAAACTGTGGTTCTTGAGTGAAGTAGAGGTAAGCGGAATTCCTAGTGTAGCGGTGAAATGCGTAGATATTAGGAGGAACATCAGTGGCGAAGGCGGCTTACTGGGCTTTAACTGACGCTGAGGCTCGAAAGCGTGGGGAGCAAACAGGATTAGATACCCTGGTAGTCCACGCTGTAAACGATGATTACTAGGTGTGGGGGGGCTGACCCCTTCCGTGCCGCAGTTAACACAATAAGTAATCCACCTGGGGAGTACGGCCGCAAGGCTGAAACTCAAAGGAATTGACGGGGGCCCGCACAAGCAGTGGAGTATGTGGTTTAATTCGAAGCAACGCGAAGAACCTTACCAGGTCTTGACATCGAGTGAAGTATTCAGAGATGAATACGTCTTCGGACACAAAGACAGGTGGTGCATGGTTGTCGTCAGCTCGTGTCGTGAGATGTTGGGTTAAGTCCCGCAACGAGCGCAACCCTTACCATTAGTTGCTACGCAAGAGCACTCTAATGGGACTGCCGTTGACAAAACGGAGGAAGGTGGGGATGACGTCAAATCATCATGCCCCTTATGACCTGGGCTACACACGTACTACAATGGCAATCGAACAGAGGGAAGCAATACAGCGATGTAAAGCAAAACCCGAAAAATTGTCTCAGTTCGGATTGCAGGCTGCAACCCGCCTGCATGAAGTCGGAATTGCTAGTAATCGCAGATCAGCATGCTGCGGTGAATACGTTCCCGGGCCTTGTACACACCGCCCGTCACACCATGGGAGTCGGTAACACCCGAAGCCAGTAGTCCAACCGCAAGGAGGACGCTGTCGAAGGTGGGATTGATGACTGGGGTGAAGTCGTAACAAGGTAGCCGTATCGGAAGGTGCGGCTGGATCACCTCCTTTCTAAGGAGAACCGTTCTTCATGAAGAAGAACAAAATTCCTAAGGTTAGTTCATGGGTTAGGCATTGTTCAGCTTTGAGGATACTTATCCTTAAAATGGGGGTATAGCTCAGCTGGGAGAGCACCTGCTTTGCAAGCAGGGGGTCAGGAGTTCGATCCTCCTTATCTCCATTCTTAATTGGGCGCATAGCTCAGGTGGTTAGAGCGCACGCCTGATAAGCGTGAGGTCGATGGTTCGAATCCATTTGTGCCCACTCATTAAGAACAGATATCAGATGATAAAAAGTTATCCTCTGACATGTATTCTTAATGAATACAAACCAAAGCATCTTGAAAACTGAATATTAAGATATTAAAACTACGAGAAGAAGAACGACAATTTAAAAAACAAGTTTTTTTAATAGTCAGGTAACAAAATTCTACAGACATAATTTCGAACTGATACAAAAGGTAAAGCTAATAAGAGCGTATGGAGAATGCCTTGGCATTGGGAGCCGATGAAGGACGTGGTCAGCTGCGATAAGCTGCGCGGAGCTGTAAGCAAGCATTGATGCGCAGATTTCCGAATGGAGCAATCCGCATGATTAACAGTCATGCATCATACAGTGAATCAATAGCTGTATGAGGGGAACCCCCTGAACTGAAACATCTAAGTAGGGGGAGGAAGAGAAATCAAACGAGATTTTGTGAGTAGTGGCGAGCGAAAGCGAAAGAGGCCAAACCAGAGACAGCAATGCCTTTGGGGTTGTGGACTGCATTTAGCATTTTAAGTTTTAGCTGAAGTGCATGGGAAGGCACACCAGAGAATGTGACAGTCATGTAAGCGAAAAGACGAGAAAGCGAGCAGGATCCAGAGTACCGCCGGACACGTGAAATCCGGTGGGAAGCCGGGGGGACCACCCTCCAAGCCTGAATACTACCCAATGACCGATAGCGAAGAGTACTGTGAAGGAAAGGTGAAAAGAACCCCGGGAGGGGAGTGAAAAAGAACCTGAAACCATATGCTTACAAGCACATAGAGCACGTCAAGGTGTGATATGGTACCTATTGTAGAATGGTCCGGCGAGTTATCTTACTCAGCAAGGTTAAGTACTTAAGGTACGGAGCCGAAGCGAGAGCGAGTCTTAACAGGGCGTTAAGTTGAGTGAGATAGACCCGAAACCGAGTGACCTAGCCATGTCCAGGCTGAAGTGGAGGTAAAGCTCCATGGAGGGCCGAACCGACCCCCGTTGAAAAGGTGGCGGATGAGGTGTGGCTAGCGGAGAAATTCCAATCGAACTCGGATATAGCTGGTTCTCCTCGAAATAGCTTTAGGGCTAGCGTTGTGAATGATTACCGGAGGTAAAGCACTGAATGGGCTAGGGGTCGAGAGATTACTGAACCCTATCAAACTAAGAATGCCGGATAATAAGATCACAGCAGTCAGACCGTGAGAGATAAGTCTCACGGTCAAAAGGGAAAGAGCCCAGACCCACAGCTAAGGTCCCCAAACAGGTTTAAGTGGAAAAGGATGTGGGGTTGCCCAGACAACCAGGATGTTGGCTTAGAAGCAGCCACTCATTAAAAGAGTGCGTAATAGCTCACTGGTCGAGTGACCCTGCGCCGAAAATTCAACGGGGCTAAAATCTGTACCGAAGCTTGGGATTGGTACGCAAGTATCAGTGGTAGAGGAGCGTCGTATCGAGGGTGAAGTCATAGCGTAAGCGATGGTGGACGAGATACGAGTGAGAATGCCGGAATGAGTAGCGAGAATTATGTG from Ruminococcus sp. HUN007 includes:
- a CDS encoding ATP-binding protein; this encodes MSEKHYAAALEIIRRRRITAQSDREKHILELRTRVPEIEEINNMISQASVNILRVIAKGTNVPAEMKKLEEQNTEAQEMMRSLLVKNGYPENYMDINYTCRRCSDTGFTSDGRCSCLEELAGKLAVKELNESSPLNLSKFSTFDLEYYRGVSTETDSNCYATMSNIFNYCRNYASSFSHESPNIFMSGETGLGKTHLSLAIAERLLSENYSVVYGSVINFIDRIESEHFGRSSGDTLSVLVNAELLILDDLGSEYEKQFTTATLYNIINTRLNKRLPTIISTNLSFEEMEARYEQRIVSRIISEYDYLPFSGNDVRQLKKAASIRQKRNQ
- a CDS encoding DnaD domain protein, which translates into the protein MDYYLDAGCYGNIFAVPSAVVDNYLKLASGSAIKVLLYILRNNGRNVSATEIAAAINIDPEDVKDAFNFWEGVGVIGNSASVTHAPADSQNNMPQRNSADSIQASAGQAVNSTPPENNPGKTSARTIQATSASFQRTPRELEQLCSTSEMKAVLDMAQQILGSTINHTMMRSIIWQHEYLGLKPDVILMLLTYCTSIGKTSTTYIDTIAADWSQNDINTAEKADAEIARRTAAHTFTAKMASEFGLKRKPTPEQQLIFDEWIAKGFDTDLIACACERAVDQGKPLTVKYVNGILTNWEKLGIRTREQAKSEMSGRKNAAYNPGAPKKKASYDISKVKDYAIPFAEYKGDDNK